DNA sequence from the Antedon mediterranea chromosome 7, ecAntMedi1.1, whole genome shotgun sequence genome:
ATCTTAAACGTGTGTGAAATGCATTCCGCACGTCGAAACCCCGTGTAGTGAACCATTTACGAAAATTTCTTCACGTACTAGCAACAACTCCCTTCCCTCACCTATTCCAACCTGGCGCCACCACAGGTGAGTATGGCTATAATtcctaaataattataataacaattcttATTTTGCATTTTGGTTCTAATTATTCCCAAAGCAATTTTCAATACGACACTACAGACACGACAGCCGgggggcgattttttttttcgtacataagttggggaccccctcatgaaacgtcacaaaataaacatgaataattcatcagttaaattttcttgttccgtgtgcacccaagcgtatagcaacaagaagtgattacagtagtttacacaagtgcggtacgattctaggcctatctccgctgtggttgccgcgtgcgatttcataatagaatagcggcgttttgtgtggattgtcgaaataatcagcctttagtttatggtgtgtttaatataatttattactaaagaattacgtgttaaaattatagtttctattgatactattaggcctaattactattctctaaacccatgtctattctagtagtagctgtgttggtgtgtgtgacgtgtgtgttagagtcagcaaaattaaacaataaacattcaacaaaaatacattttttattctcgtgggtctaaccttcccatctcatgtgttcatatacgcgctgTTACCGTAGGCGtccatcataaataaattacaaattttgtaGATACTGATGTTCCTTTATTTATTCTCTGAACTATCTCTTGTATCTCTACAAATTACAGTATCATTAGCAACTTGAATAAACACCGTGaaaactataataaaacaaagattagcattacaatgtaggcctaatcatatcATCATTGTACAGGCAGACAAGCACAGGTCTGACTCATGGGGCCGGGGAACATGGTACCCTAAGGCCTAGGGCTAGCTCTCAGCAATGAAGTAAAACTCaactaattaaaaatacaagtcaTAAGTTATAATTACAATCACATGAATAACCATGTGTAAATACCTTGTAGCCTATTTGGAGCCTATGGTAAAGATACTTTTAACAATGATTATCTCTAAACTTTATGTCATAAAATGTGTCTTATTCTCTCTTATCACTTTTTATCTATCTGAGCTCTAGAGGGCCTCCTGTAAGTAGGCTGCAGTTACACTCCCACCCAAATCATCTATGATTTAACCTAAACTTCCACCCGTGCCAGAATAAACACTAGCAATGCAAAACTGGAAGTACCTTAACAATATTTACCAAAACTATTGAAAGAATAAGTTAACAGTTTGTATTTTCTAAAATCAAGGTTAGTTTATGAATTGGCCTTTCCAAATATGTTGCGCGTTTCAACCGTTTTCCATCATTATCGATATTTGTGTCTGCAACAATTAACCTAACTTTTCTCACTAGTCCGTCCTCACTTGGCATTAATTCAGATATTCTGGCCAATTTCCAGTCTCCGCGTATCAAATGTTCTTCTTTTAGTAGTACTATGTCTCCTATCTCAAGGTTTCGGCGTACTTGGTTCCACTTAGCTCTCGATTGAAGGTTGGTCAAATATTCCTTTTTCCATCTTGACCAAAATTCATTGGCCAGAAACTGAACTCGACGCCATCTTCTTAATGCATATACGTCTTCCTTGACAAAGAACCCAGGCGGTGGAAAAACGATTTTCGATTTCATTGTGAGTAGCTGGTTTGGAGTTAAGGCTTCGGGTCCATGTGGATCATTTAGATTTTCGGTTGTTAGAGGTCTACTATTGACGATAGCCATCGTTTCGTACAGGAATGTACGGAGAGACGTGCTATCTAATCTTGACTTGTATTGATTAAGAATGGAATAGAGAACGTTACGGATTGTTCTTATTTGTCTTTCCCAAATGCCTCCCATATGACTGGCGGAAGGAACATTAGAAAAGAAGTTACAGTTTTGATCTGCTAGGAACTTTCGCACCTTATCTTCTTTAATCTCCTTAAAGGCCTTTGTGAGCTCATGTTGTGCTCCCATAAAGTTACTGCCTTGATCACAACGAAATTGACGAACATTGCCACGTATAGCAATGAAGCATCTAAGAGCGTTGATAAAGGCGTCTGTTGTCATGTCGTCGAGCATCTCTATATGAATGGCTCTTGATGCCATACATGTGAATAACAATCCATACCTTTTTAATTCTCTTCTTCCCTCCTTAACCAAAAATGGTCCAAAACAGTCAAACCCAGTATATGTAAACGGAGGGGTTGGTTCCAATCTTTCATTTGGTAAGTTTGCCATTTTTTGGTCTTGATTACGCCCACGTAATTTTCTGCATTGAACACACTTGTAGATATGGCTTGATACAGCTGAACTTATTCCAACTATCCAAAATCCATTGGATCTAACTGCATTGGTCGTAAAGCCTCTTCCTTGATGGGCTGTTTTCTCATGGTagtgtttaattattaaatgtgtTACATGGCTTCTTTTTGGCAATATTGCAGGATGTTTAACACCCATATCTAGAGAGGTGGCTCGTTTCAGGCGACCACCAACTCGCAGTAATCCGTCAACATCTACGTACGGGTCTAACTTCGCAAGATTGCCTGTGCACTTGGAAGATTGCTTGTAGAGTTGGTCGATGTCTTTTTTGAAGAACTTATGTTGGACCATTTTGATGATGGTCTTTTCAGCTTCGATTCTGTCTTCTACAGAGGTAATGGTATAATGATTTTTGGTTTTTCTTGTTTTGATGAATTTCTTAAGAGCGGCAACTCCTGTAACTGCTCTCTTATAATCGGAAAAACGTTCTACACGATTTAGCAAGCAATTTTCTTCAGTGGAATTTATCGCAAGCACGCTAGCTTGGTTTACTTCCGGATCGTTGGAAGATACGTCAAATTTTTGATTATTTTCCACTATATTTCCGCATTTCCAAAGGAGTTTTGGTCCTTGAAACCAGTTGGATGTCTGTAAGTCCTTTGCTCCAAGACCTCTTGAAGCATGGTCGGCTGGATTCTCATTCGTAGATATGTAGTTCCATTGTTCAGGATTTGTGGTATCTCTAATGCGTTGGACGCGATTAGCTACGTACACATGGAAACGTCTGGCTTCGTTTCTGACATAACCAAGTACTACCTTCGAGTCAGTCCAGAAGTAGTGTGCTGAATTTTTATATTCTAGTTCTTGATATAGAATGGTACTGACTTTCGTTGACAACACCGCGGCTTGTAGCTCTAATCTTGGAATACTAACAACCTTTTTGGGTGCCACTCGGGCCTTTGCCATTATCAGCGCACAGTGAATCTCAGAGAAGTCATTTTCAAGTCTTATATACGAGCACTGCCCATAACCAGAATTACTTGCGTCGGAAAAGTGATGAAATTCGACCTTTCTTTGTTGGAAATCTTTTGGTTTGAAGCACCTATTAATCGTAATGGTGGCAAGCTTTGGAAGGTCTAATCTCCATTTCTCCCATTTTGGACGAAGCTCCTCGGAAAGTTTTTCGTCCCAGTCTGTTCCCTCCTTGCACACTTCTTGCAGTATTTGCTTACCCTTGAGTGTAAATGGGGCAAGAAGTCCAAGTGGGTCGAAAATTGATGCTACAGTGGATAGAATTCCTCGGCGTGTCAATGGAGTGTCTTTCATGGTGATTCTAAATTGAAAGTTATCTGACTCGACGCACCATTGTATTCCAAGGGCCCTTTCAACTGGTAAGTCTTCGAATGATAGGTCTCGATCTACGGTTCCTTTAGCCTGTTCTGATTTTGGGATGGTAGACATAACGTCTCGTTGGTTGGAAATAAATTTATGTAGTCTAAGTGAGCCCTTTGCACACAGTTTTCTGGCATCTTCTATTAATTCAACTGCTTCAGGTACAGTTTCTACGCTCTTTAGACCATCGTCTACATAAAAGTTGTTCTTAATGAAGTTAACTGTCTCTGGTTTGTGTTGTTCGGCAAAGTGTTCCGCCATGTATTTTAGTCCGAAATTAGAGCAACCTGGTGAGGAAGCGGCTCCAAACAAGTGGACCTTCATTCTGTAATCTATGGGTTGCCTTTCGAGATTTCCATCTTCCCACCACAAGAAGCGTAGATAGTTTCTGTCATTCTGGTTAACATGAAACTGGTGAAACATCCTCTCTATATCACACATTATGGCTATGGGTTCTTGTCTAAATCTGCATAGTACACCTATGAGTGTGTTGTTTAGGTCTGGTCCAGTAAGAAGATGTTAATTCAAGGCTGTACCTTTGTAGTTAGCGGAGCAGTCAAAGACAACACGAATTTTGGTGGGTTTCTTAGGGTGGTAAATTCCGTGATGAGGTATGTACCATGCTGGctctttttgtatttcatttgcTGGTACTTTCTCGGCATCTCCATTTTGAAGTATTTCTGTCATAAATTTTTGATAATCTTCAAAGTACTTCTCATTCGTCAGGAAACGTCGTTTTAGGTGGTTCAATCGATGCAGTACACAAATTCTGTTATTCGGTAATACTGGCCTCTTTTTAAAGGGTAATGGCATTTCGATATGTCGGTCTTCATTGATATGGACTTCCTTTTTTAGAGTATCCATAAACTGCACGTCTTCTTGAGAGAGAACTGTGTCTCTTGTAACTTTCTCCGTGAAGTCGTACTCCAAGGCTCTTATTGCATCTAATGGAGTAACTATTTCTTTAACAGCTGTTTTTAAGACATAGTGAACTTCTTTGGTTGGTTCCGATTTCAAATTAGATTCGTACGTTAAGTGTAGATCGTTTGGAATTTCCTTCACCATTACTCTATGACTGTGACCGATTTTATCTTGAGGAACATAAGATGTCTCAGCTCCTCCTCCTACCACACTCCAACCCAATTGAGTTTTGATAGCGAATGGTTCATTTCCATTTCCTGAAATATGGTCTATGGGTGCCAGAGCCTGTGGAACGTTATACCCAATAAGCAACCCTATTTCACAGTTTTGTCTAGATGGTATCTGTTGACTTATCCTTTGTAGATGAGCATAACATCTCGTCTTTTCGGGTGTAGGAatatgtgattggtcaactggTATGTATTCTCTAGTATATGCCGTTGGTAGCTGAATTTTTGTTTCTTCAAAGAAACCTCTAATCATTAGGTTGTTATACTTCTTGCAAGATACGACTTCCCTTTTAGACGTCATCGTAGTCAATCTTAGTGTTGCTGGTTCGCAACTTGCACCAATTTGGTTTGCAGTATCTTCTAGCACAAAGGTTGTGTCGGATTGTGTGTCTAATAGGGCATATACAAGATGTTCCTTTTCAGGTTTATGTTCATTGGATATCCAGACGGGAACTATCATTGAAGACATTGTGTTGTTTGTGTTTCTGCGGACATTTTTGCAGTTTGAAGTCTTTACTGATTTTACCACTTCAGACTTAGCGTCACCATTCGGCCGAGTCTCGGCGTCAATCTCGTTAGCCTGATCTCTCTCCTTTACATTTGAAGTCTTTACTGATTGTACTACTTCAGACTTAGCGTCAACATTCGGCTGTGTCACGGCGTCAATCTCGTTAGCCGGATCTCTCTCCTTTACATGGAGACTTGTTGGATGTCTCCTTTGGCAAATTTTACAAATACTTTTCTGGTTACAGTTCCTTGACACATGGCCATGTTGTAAGCAGCTGAAACATAGACCATTTTGCTTGATGTATTGCTGTTTTTCGGTATCGGGTTTTCTGGCAAACGCTCTGCAGTCACTTAGGTGATGGTTATTCATTTTACACATGAAGCATGATGGCATTCCACTGATACTGGTGGCTAGCGTTTGAGATTGGTTTCGATATCTTGAACTTTTTTCTGtgaattttgtttcattttctggTATTAAGGTAACAGGATCGCAAACAATTTCAGCTTCGGTCGTCAAAAATGTGGAAAAGTCATTGAATGTTGGATAACTACCCTTGATTTGCATAGCGCTCACTGCGTTTCTTCGCCATCTATTCACTAACCAATCTGGTAATTTTTGAAGAATTTTCCGGTTTTCTCTGCTGTCATTAAGAACTTCCAAGCCTTTCATTTCCTTCATTGCTATGTTGCATTGGTTCAGAAAGTCAGAGAGTCGCCTAAGGCCATTGTAATCTCTTGCTTGAATCCTTGGCCAGCTGTCTAATTTGTCTCTAAATGCTTCGGAAACTATAAATGGATTTCCATATCTTTTTTCTAAAACTGATTTAGCGTTTTCATAAGCATGTTCACCTTGTAGCAGAAAGTGTCCACTGACAACTTCCTTTGCTGGGCCTCCTATGTATCTCTTAAGGTAGTGAATTCTGTCTGCCTTAGAAATTCCTTTATTTTCGATTAAACATCTAAAGGATGCGTTCCAATCATAGTACTTAAGAGGATCGCCATCAAATATTGGTGGCTCTGGTGCTGGTATGCGGTTCATCCTGAAGGCTGAAGAAAAGGCTTCTGCTAAAGCGTTTAAGTCTGTGGTACTGCTAGATTGATTTTGAGGCATTGTCGATTGGGCTGTTGTTGCTTGTGTCTGTGTCATTAGAGGTTGAGGTTTGGTTAGGTTGCGAAACCTTAGTGCATGATCATTTGAGGTTTGGTGTGGGGTGGTCATAATTTCTCCATATCCGTTCTGAATTTCCTGTTGAATTGCATCAACTCGTGCATTCTCTACAGCTGCAGCTTGTTTAGCCTCTAAAACTTTGAACTCTGCTTCAGCTTTGGCATGTTCTGTTCTTTGCTGTGCTTCCCGCCTTATTTCTTCAAGCCTTGCTTCTGCTTTCTTAATTTCCATTTCAGCTTCCTTTGCTGTAAGGTCTGCTTTCTGTTTAGCCATTTTTTCAGCAAATTGAGCAGTTTTGTTGGCTGCAGCAGCATTCGCCACAGCTTGAGCTTTAATGCTAACAATAGATCGACATGAACTCCTTGATGCTGCAGATTTTGAGGCTTGACACTCCAGGGCTAATGCATGTGCCCTATCCATAGCGCTTGTTATACTAGCTTGGATGGAGTTGGTAATGGTGAGATATATGTTCTCATTCTCCAGGTGATCTTCGCGATGAATACCATCTCTATCTTGTGCATACAATTTATTCAATACGCACCAAGCATCACTATATTCCTTTAATGCAGCTTTAGCTTTGCATAATGCAGTTTGTATCTCAAATTCGTCGCTTGGAACATCTTCTAGTTCACTTGATGCTTCTTGAGCCTTTCTCTGAGTTTGAGTCAACAGTTTTACTTCAGTAGCAATGCTAATTGACAGGGCCTTAGCTGTAGGGCGTCTCTCACTCTGTTCTCTTAGATTCATTGAGTTTTCGTCAGCTAAGTTTTCACTGTTACCGTAGGCGtccatcataaataaattacaaattttgtaGATACTGATGTTCCTTTATTTATTCTCTGAACTATCTCTTGTATCTCTACAAATTACAGTATCATTAGCAACTTGAATAAACACCGTGaaaactataataaaacaaagattagcattacaatgtaggcctaatcatatcATCATTGTACAGGCAGACAAGCACAGGTCTGACTCATGGGGCCGGGGAACATGGTACCCTAAGGCCTAGGGCTAGCTCTCAGCAATGAAGTAAAACTCaactaattaaaaatacaagtcaTAAGTTATAATTACAATCACATGAATAACCATGTGTAAATACCTTGTAGCCTATTTGGAGCCTATGGTAAAGATACTTTTAACAATGATTATCTCTAAACTTTATGTCATAAAATGTGTCTTATTCTCTCTTATCACTTTTTATCTATCTGAGCTCTAGAGGGCCTCCTGTAAGTAGGCTGCAGTTACACGCGCAGTTCCTTTgattacatgcatattgtttgataataaaatagcagaattaaaaaaatacagtacacaaattatacacattctttattcttgtgggtctaagctttctttgggctatgtccaatgaattactacttagtgtaatgtcttgcctagctgtcgattagcctcgactcgacacattttgcatagtggtgtgcgtgtgtgtgtgaagaagagtgcgcgaaggcagtcacgtgaattgacttagaatcctaggcctactgtaaaaagtatcgtatcgcagttgtgtaatcacttcttgttgctatacgcttgggtgcacacggaacaagaacatttaactgatgaattattcatgtttattttgtgacgtttcatgagggggtccccaacttatgtacgaaaaaaaaaatcgcccccCGGCTGTCGTGTCTGTAGTGTCGTATTGAAAATTGCTTTGGGAATAATTAGAACCAAAATGCAAAATaagaattgttattataattatttaggaATTATATCCATACTCACCTGTGGTGGCGCCAGGTTGGAATAGGTGAGGGAAGGGGGTTGTTGCTAGTACGTGAAGAAATTTTCGTAAATGGTTCACTACACGGGGTTTCGACGTGCGGAATGCATTTCACACACGTTTAAGATTTATTCATTGAAAATCAAGTTCTTTAATGGGGTAGAGTAACATATGTTAAAATCTGTAAAACCATATTATATTGGGTATCAATAAGAGGACAATGAACAATGCCGTCCTCTTGGTTATTCATtcatcattcattcaatcttttatttcggaatctctggtccatacaAAGTAAATTTAAAAGTAGGATTGTAAAATAGTGTTTTGGAACGTCATTTTCGTAACAAATCGTTTAAATGGTTTATGTGAAGTTTCGAGTGTTACGGTTATTAATACTGACTGAGAAAAAGTACACAATGTAAGGTATTGGAACCCCGGAATTAGGCCTGTAAGGAAGGTAGGATGGTTTATGAGTTCCACCGAGTGGCGccaaatatattttcttattttttagaCGTTTGTTTGATCTCCGAGTTTGCCACTTTTGGAGAAGTATGTGTATGTCCATCACATGACGTctgttatttttacattattattagttGTTTTCCGCttgtataaatacaaatatacactTTTTTCTGTGATCTCATTTATAATAACACCTTCCAAATAGTGTATAAGTGAATTACAACATTACTGTTCATGTTTTTATACACCGTATAAAAGTTTTAAGCATtgccattttttttactgtgacaATGTGCgcttcacattttatttttagattatgaTGTCTTTCAAAATCAGTTGCGTCTGTTTACTTGTAATCTGTATGGGAAATAGATGCATGTCTAAACGTTACGACATCTCTAACTTAAGAGAAACATGTTCAACGACAAGCCAATGCGGTCCTCATCAATATGAACTAGGCTTAACAGAGACTGAAATCAACAAGTTTGCGCCGAAAGAGGCCAAGACATTTCCATGTCATTTAAATCGGAATCAACAAATCAGGTAATTTAGAAGaattatcaaatttattttattgtattgatgattttgttatattgtatttattcgtTTGCATAGCACCTCGCCACGAACAGAGCGAGAGAACAGCTGATATACTACTTGATAAAAAGAAAATGCATACGTTTAAATAGAGGCACCAACAACAGGAAGCATGTCCCAGATGCATGAGGAAAAGGCCACCAACTTTCCTTTACATAATAGTTTTGTTACAAAGAATAACAGtagataatataatattaatatacataaaatgtataattttaagaaaaaaaaatgttgagtatatactgtaatatataaaTTACCTCTAATGATTAAACCATTAGTTACGGCATTTTAGTTTACACCATGCTGCATcacatttcatttaaatatttttttctttatttgttttaatccAACAATACAAatttcataataacattttcataaattacTACCGGTAATGGCAAGAAAAGGAGGAGGAATTTAAGGATTTTAATCTCTTCCCCCCGCCCCACTTTTTTTAATCGAGAGTAATTGTTTAATGACATGGAATGGAACACCTACTCTGAAAAACATAAATACTTCAATTAATATGCGAGTTTATTTTATCGTTTATTGCAGATACTATATTTGTCACCCGTGTTCTGTATGTGAACCACCATTTACAGTTCTTCTTGAATGTGGAAGAAAACACGACACAGTATGCTACCCCAATCATTCAAAAGGTTATTAATTTTACCATTTGTTCTAATTTGATGCAAACACTCAACAtatatattcaacaaaaaatatgataataaataggacATAACccaagtaattttaccaatgaGAAGCGTGATAGCTCTTTTGCGTTCATTTTCATGAGAACTTGGTTaaaacgtggttcccactaggacgcaacgcagcgacgtatcgacgcaaagtgttgtattgcgtaatcacaagtgggaaccgacgacgcaatagtgctgcaaacatcgcaggtttgatttcacgcaggcagGGGCAtccaaacacaattattggaagggaatttttttattttgcgtagattgcgttacgttgcgtcgctagtgggaaccaagcttaagaaaaGCCCAGCCAAGAGAAGTATGCAAACGAATTAAATTGTTACGATGATCCGCCCTGATAATGATATGAGCAGCTCTGTTCTGCATCTTTTGAAGCTGATCGGACAGACCCTTACCACAATTTCGCAAACTAAATCACAATAATTAACGATTTGTAAAGTAAATTGAGTTTGGTTGTCAATCTTAATCAATCTCCATCTACCGCATTGTTTACCAAAataagtttttctttttaacagTTCAGCCGAGCTACATACCTAACCCTTCAACAAACGTGTCCCCAAAaaccatattatatagacagcGTTTGCAAATAACTGCAGCCATGGATATACCGATCAATGAAGATAGTGAAAgtaataatagaataaaatgGCGGTTGTGGATGATTATTACTCTTGGTATAATTATTTGCGTTAATGTGGCGTTGGTTATCATAGTGAGGAAACGGTAAGTgtatgacatttaaaaaaaaaaaaaattaatccttaaatgtattattctttaagcgtggttcccactagcgacgcaacgcaaggacgtaacgcaacgtaagtgaattgaccaatcacaagcgatggcttattcgcatGTGAtgtgtctataacttcgcttgtcattggttaaaatgcttgtttgtttgtttgtttttattttttgctcATATAAAAATCAACAGTGGTacagaaaatatatatacatcaaAAGTCGCAGACttaacaaacaacaaaatcagaacaaagacaacaacaaaaaacgagTAGGAGCAAAAGATAACCCTCTAAACCCGGAGGTTTGCGTTGCGTTTCGTCCTtacgttacgttctagtgggaaccaagctttaaagcgtggtttccactagaacgcaacgcagcgatgtatcgacgcaaagtgctgtattgcgtaatcacaagtgggaaccgagaCGCAATATAGTGCTgaaaacatcgcaggtttgatttcacgcaggcgggggcaaacacaatgattTTTACGTTGcatagattgcgttacgttgcgtctctagtgagaaccaagcttaatgaaCGGTGTTTTTAAACGCTGTTCATTAACAGATAATCAACACGTAAACAAGGACACTCAATAGCTGCTGTAACTGAAAAAATACCTGCGAAAGTGCACACAACCATTAATTTGAATACactatattattacatttcagGAGTAGACGTCCTTCCAAAAGAACTTTCAGAAATGAATCAACGGTCAACGTAATTCCCGCATCATCTGAACAAACAGCCATAGGAGTAGACATACTCACAAACTGTAATATATCTTTAAGCACAACCACTCCGATGACTATGATAACAAGCACTAAACAGACATCATACGACCCATTCTGGCTGGAAATTAAAGCAACCATTGGACCAGAAGGCGGTGTTTTATGTGACTCCAGATCTAGTGTAAGCTTAATTGTACCACCCGGGTCTATTCCAGAAACTCACCCCAAACAAGAGATTATCGTCCGAGTTGCACTTAAACCATCTAATTTTGGGCTTAACCAGCAAAAGTATTTAACTCTGCTAGGACCAGTGGTTGAATGTTTGTCGCCTGGTTTAGCAGAATTCAACTCGAATGTCACTTTGGTGGTGCCACATCGTGCTAAACTCAACCCCGACTGGAAGTTCCAGGTTCTACATTCCGAAGACAAGTACTCGGATCCCGTTTCTAAATTTCGATGGACAGTAACAAGTTCTAATCAAGATGCGAAACATGGTCTGCACTTTGAGGTTGACGAACATTTCTTTAGGATCAAAACAAGTCACTTTACAACATACACATGTGCTGGGAGCTGTTCTAGAAAGGCGCCCTTGAATCTGCAGGTTGTGGTGTATGGGGACTATGTTCATATAGACGGGAGGAAACAAACAGTCGATCTACGATGTTACGTCTGTGATACAATAAAGGATTATTCTCATACATTTCGTGTTAACGAGCGCAATGGTCCTTTGTGTGTACCACGACCAATCAACCATTTCTTCGACAAAAAGACAAAGaaaattgaattgttttttcCAGAAGATGATTTTGGAAGAGACTTTCCGTGGACATCTGAGACGTTTAACGATTCTCTTCCGAATTCAAGGGTAATTATCAATATTGATCAGTCACCATTAAAACCGTTATCAGCAACATCAGAATAAACATCATCGTGATCAACATCATCATGATCAACACAAGCATGCTCAACACCTGCAGCATGATCAACACCAGCATGATCAATGCAAGCATGATCAATACCAGCATGATCAACACCAACATGATCAACACCATCTTGATAAAAACCATCATGATCAACACCATCACGATAAACACCAGCATGATGAACACCATCATGATGAACACCATCATGATAAACACCATCATGATCAACGCCATGCATGCTCAACACCATCATGCTCAACACCATCATGCCCAATACCATCATGCTCAACACCATCATGATCAACAACACCATCGTGATCAACACATATTGAACTCATTTTACTAAGTTTATTGATTACATATTTACAGGAAATATCTTTGAAGCACGTAGCCCGATGTTGTTCAGAGGCGATTCCACATTACGAGGCCTTCACGCTGAAACCTAAAGACGAGGAAACACAGGTCGACAGTTTAGAGATGACATTGAAAATTTTTGCGAATGGTTTAACAGAAATCATTGGTCCAATAAGGATGATTACAATGGTACGTTCAATATTATACCTCTATTATTGTAgttgtttaaaattaatcaaaaaacTGTTTACGAATTCCTGACAGTGTTAAACTAATGATATACTAAATTTGTTGTACTTATCGTTTGTTAAAGTATAAAGGCAAATAGACAAAACTGAATGGGAACCTTTAATTGACTaaactaatacattttttatttaggaTACCGGACGATTTCAACCACCAGCTCAC
Encoded proteins:
- the LOC140054882 gene encoding uncharacterized protein isoform X2 — translated: MMSFKISCVCLLVICMGNRCMSKRYDISNLRETCSTTSQCGPHQYELGLTETEINKFAPKEAKTFPCHLNRNQQIRYYICHPCSVCEPPFTVLLECGRKHDTVCYPNHSKVQPSYIPNPSTNVSPKTILYRQRLQITAAMDIPINEDSESNNRIKWRLWMIITLGIIICVNVALVIIVRKRSRRPSKRTFRNESTVNVIPASSEQTAIGVDILTNCNISLSTTTPMTMITSTKQTSYDPFWLEIKATIGPEGGVLCDSRSSVSLIVPPGSIPETHPKQEIIVRVALKPSNFGLNQQKYLTLLGPVVECLSPGLAEFNSNVTLVVPHRAKLNPDWKFQVLHSEDKYSDPVSKFRWTVTSSNQDAKHGLHFEVDEHFFRIKTSHFTTYTCAGSCSRKAPLNLQVVVYGDYVHIDGRKQTVDLRCYVCDTIKDYSHTFRVNERNGPLCVPRPINHFFDKKTKKIELFFPEDDFGRDFPWTSETFNDSLPNSREISLKHVARCCSEAIPHYEAFTLKPKDEETQVDSLEMTLKIFANGLTEIIGPIRMITMDTGRFQPPAHYTDIVSNETLREVSRQIPRDKWKDVYRTLHDFAKFEGSANIDIENIEHNNQSEMGEMKYQVLMLWRTKAGRQATKTALTQALRSCQLNSIADDCIKLESTI
- the LOC140054882 gene encoding uncharacterized protein isoform X1; this translates as MQPCTGQAVKVGIIMMSFKISCVCLLVICMGNRCMSKRYDISNLRETCSTTSQCGPHQYELGLTETEINKFAPKEAKTFPCHLNRNQQIRYYICHPCSVCEPPFTVLLECGRKHDTVCYPNHSKVQPSYIPNPSTNVSPKTILYRQRLQITAAMDIPINEDSESNNRIKWRLWMIITLGIIICVNVALVIIVRKRSRRPSKRTFRNESTVNVIPASSEQTAIGVDILTNCNISLSTTTPMTMITSTKQTSYDPFWLEIKATIGPEGGVLCDSRSSVSLIVPPGSIPETHPKQEIIVRVALKPSNFGLNQQKYLTLLGPVVECLSPGLAEFNSNVTLVVPHRAKLNPDWKFQVLHSEDKYSDPVSKFRWTVTSSNQDAKHGLHFEVDEHFFRIKTSHFTTYTCAGSCSRKAPLNLQVVVYGDYVHIDGRKQTVDLRCYVCDTIKDYSHTFRVNERNGPLCVPRPINHFFDKKTKKIELFFPEDDFGRDFPWTSETFNDSLPNSREISLKHVARCCSEAIPHYEAFTLKPKDEETQVDSLEMTLKIFANGLTEIIGPIRMITMDTGRFQPPAHYTDIVSNETLREVSRQIPRDKWKDVYRTLHDFAKFEGSANIDIENIEHNNQSEMGEMKYQVLMLWRTKAGRQATKTALTQALRSCQLNSIADDCIKLESTI